AGCCATGATTGGTGGGACAGATGGGCACCCACCAATCCTGGTGCCTGAGAACCCTCCAAGGTTTGTGGAACCCATGTATTCCcagatatttctcaaaatccatcttacccaccaaaaatttaaacacactccatgactcagcatgcttccactaatgaaaacacatggtatataaaaaaaaaaataaaaagataaaagggCAGAAAATAATAGGGTCTTGAAAGAGTAGTTTTACAGCCACAAACCTCTTGTGAAGAAAGTACTATACACATATATTGGTATCAATAATCACATAAAGTACAAATAGCATTGACTACATGAAAACTATTTCAGACGTTAAAGACAGCTGTAAGTTTTCCAATCAGAGAAGAGGAAGATGTTAAAACATGAGGCTGCAAGCGGCATGAGTCGCAAACCATGTAAGCGCTGCTGTTTAAATCTACTTTAGATATTGTTATCAGGAAACAGGAATTTCTAACAAGCACTGTCAAAAGGATATTTTAGGTACAATTTAAGTTACACTTCAACTAAAATGTTTTGAAGATCTGAAAAGTTTGAACCCTAGTACCTGTAAGCATGGCTTCAGTTAAATGGCTATATATTGTTTTTAAAGGtatgaaatacttttttttttttaaatgatggaaaGACCAGCTGTGAAGGGGCAATGTtaggcaacacacacacacacacaaacacttttAAATCAACATCTTACACTTTATAATATACTTACAGTTATACACAAATTCATGTTTACAAGTACAAAAGGCAAAAAACCACAAAGAATCTAAGCAACTAATACTGTTGTCCCCGTTCCCCATTTTCTAAATCCAGGAGGAAACTGTAAGTGGCACCCCATATGGGGACTCCACTCTCAGAAGTTGGAGACTGCATGCAGTTCTGCACATGTCTGGGTTTCTACAGAACTGAACTGAGACTCCATTGTGTTCCAGGCCAAATCGGCTAGAAGAAAGTCATCCATTGCTGTTTGAGTTTCATTGCTGGTGAAGAACAAACTCCCCAAGGTTTCAAAACCAGAGTTCATGGTCTGGGTTTCTATACTATTCAACTGCACTTTGCTTTCTAAAGCAGGTATGTTTTTAGCAGCGGAGATTCCTTCTGTTTGAGTTTCTGTGTCAGATGAATCAGTACTCATTGAAAAGCTGGAGTGTTTCAGAATACTTCCCAGAGGCAGATGAGGGTTACTGTCTAAAAAGAAGTTTAAGTCAGTCTGCGTCTGCGTATCAAACATTTCAAGGCCTAAGAAGTTAGAATTCTCCCTACAGCTGTAGGACTGAGCAGAGGTATCTGCAAGTAAAAAGTCTGTTTGGGTCTCTATGTCCAGTGATTCTAAGACTGGCTCAGAGTTCATGTTACTAAGTTCACTCTCTTCAGTTTGAGTTTGGATATTTGAGGCCGAAAAAAACTCTTCAATATCAAAATCGATTCCTGGATTCTGGGCTGGACCAGATGGGAGCTGTGTGTCAGGTCCAGTATTAGTGTCAGACAAGAGACCACGGTTATCTAATGTCTGACCAGGCAGATTACTCGACAGGATGTTTTCTAGGTCACTTAATAGGTCTATGGTTTGGGTCTGATTATCTGTCATGTTTTGTGAAGGAAGCATACTATTCTGTGTATTGAAGTTTATAACTGGTGCAGATTTCTCCATATCTTGATTTAGAGTCTTTGGATTGTTCTGAGGTAACAAACCATGAGTTACAGTGTTGGCTACTAAACTGTTGCTTATAATATTGTCTGTGGAAACACTGTATGATGAATGGACGCTCTCAAAAATGTCCCCACACATTACAGCTTGGTCCATCTGTACTCGGTTGTCTGTGGAACTTGGCATTCCACTGGTCTGGGTTTCTCTGGAAATTCCACCGGACTGGAAACAAGCATCTATAAAGGCATCAGTCTGTGCAGCTATAGATGAAGTTACCTTAGAACTGGGCAGAAATGTCTGAGTATGAACACTAATGGGAAGTGAAACTTGAGAACCAAATGTCAAGTCGGTTTGAGAGCAAGACGATACAGAGGAATCTGGGGGAGCCCACTGTGCAGAAGAAGTAAAGTTCTGTGAGGCATAAGACAGATCTGTCTGTACATTGATTGAAGAAATGCTGTTCTTTTGACATGTATTCCCTAGTTCTTGTAAAGTATTACATGGACTTTTACCTAAGTTCACTTGAACACCTGTACTAATTGGCCCAACAGCAACAGGATTTACAATTTTTGAAAAAGGAAGGCTCTCCTTAAGAGAGCAAGCCTCTGAATCGAGGCTGAGAACCAGGGTGCCTATTGACAAGGGAAGTAAGTGCACAGCACCTgtggcagagccctggtgatcAATACCTACCACCACAGGCTGGGCTGAGGAGTCAGCTGTAGGCACAAAGACAGGCATAGGAGAGAACTGCATAACAGGTAGTTTAACCAAAGCCACCTTGGGCTTTGGTAGAAGCAACTTCTGAGGATATCTTGTAGGTACTGTAAGAGTCTGTTTTCTGGCATTAGAGCTGCAAGAGTCTTCAAAAGAAGCTACTAGCTTTATTTCTGAAGTTTCTAGTTCTTGAGTGTCTGGTCTAGGGTTTGGCTTATTGATCAATGATTCAATGGTCTTACTGGATAACTTCTGGCTGTGTGTGGagttttccattttccttttcttactcGGTGGATCCCTGAAAACAATGCgagtaaaaagaaaatgttaaaatgcAACTTTTTTCAACGATGGCACTGGAACTTCATTTACTCACAAATGCTATGTTCCACATCTATAGCAGAAGTCAGAATCAAGGCAGAGAAGATAAATCCATTGTTTTACAACTCTTGAGAACTGGGCCAGTTATGGGAGATGGAGGTTCAGAAACATGCAAACAGAGgaggaagcattttttttttttaaagctctaagTATTAGAACTCAACTCAGATCTGTACGCATAAGGAAGCTAACTGATTATGTAATGGAACTTCCATCATTTCTAAAGTAGGAAGGTATTACGAGAATATAAATTTGACCTTTAAAATGAAGTACAgtttcataataaaatttattctttAACAATTTGGTATCTAACAAAAAACGCTGGAAGCTGAGATTTTCAAATGGGAATCATGAAGGAATCTCAAAGGGGGTTGgcagaaagaataaggaagaacaacTGGATCAAAAATACTGGCCCAGATGTGGATCCTTTGCTAGTACTGCTGTCACTTCAGAAAGTTCCCTTCTTCCCTGTTATGTGTTTTCTCCATTATTCCTTCTTTTTGGCTCCCCAAGGAGTTTCGTTTGAAACTCTTCCCTTAGCCATCAGACTTTTTGGCTGCCACTTCCTTCACTGTCACCTGTGCTCTGCAGGGATCTCATGGCCAGTCCGGTAGATGTGTGACTGCAGTGCTGTTCTGCTGGCATAAGGACAGCCGCACGTGCACTGGAAGGTCTTGCCGCAGTCCTCTGCGTGTCTTTTCAAGTCCCACTCAGTGCCGTAGGAATTGCTGCACTTACTACACTTATGCTTCTTCTCAGCATGCATTTTCATAAAGTGCTAGAAGAACCAAAAGGGactaaaatgaaaaacagaagctgctcaaaacattttaaaaaccatCAACATACCTACGTTAACAGTGGCTTCAGATGTGTAAAATATGCAGTCCAAagcaaaagaatttaaaagaagGCAAATGACATATACCTCTTCACCTTGTCACTTCTGCTTTGTAACATGTAAGGGGATCGTTTTGGATATATTCTGGGTGCCCAGCAATTAGGCTTCAGCTACAAATGAGTGCTGTCAGCAGGAAAAAGATCTTAATGATGCTCTTCCCATGACACCCTCTAGCAAACTCTTGGGGCAATATTTCAGATGACAGCCTCGCCCAGTCCTGAGTCACTCCTGGGCCTCTCCTTCTCTTAAGATATCTGCTATTGTAATTTTTTCCCCCTGGATCCTTCTTACTCCCCATAGGGAGGGTGCTTCCTTTGCACCTCTGCAGGTATGCCCTCCTCATATGTGCAAGTATTCACCAGGCCTAACTGGTCTGCTTCTCCTGTCAGAACCCACCCTGGACACCTTCCTCTCCAGATCAAACTGTGTTTCCTTCCACTGTCATTATATGCACACTTACTCCTTTCCCACACTGGAGATACTGGGCCTCTGCTCTCACACACAGCTTCTGCCGAATTCTCTAGTCATGTTTGATAAGTAATGACACTGCACATTTGGGTTATGCCACCTGCATTTCATTCTCAGAGAAGTACACTTAAGATGAGTAAAATACCTGCTTTACAAGAGAAAATTGAGAAAATGGTCTGTCAGGGCCTCTGGGGCATCCTTCAATTGGACAACAGTAGAATTTTGGTGCAGTTTTCAAATCTTTTCTTATTGTTGGATTCACTATGCCATCCTGCAAAggaaaaattactttaaataatTACTTTCAAAAAACCAGTAGAACAGACTGGAGGTTGGAACAAGAATGCCTGAAAATGGCCACAAGGATCTTTTTAGGGTGGAAATGTTCTCTAAGTGGATTgtggtgacagttgcacaactctgtaaatttactaaaaaatcattaaattactcaatgaacatgggtgaattttatggtatataaattacAGGTCAATAAAgcggttaaattaaaaaaaaaacaaaactctgctTCTGTTCACTGCTTTAAAACTCTTACTCTTAAACTTAGAATCTCTTTTCTTAAAGCCAGCTTTTCTATTTGTAAGTGGTACCATATTTAGTTATCCAGGCTCAAGATTCTGGTATCATCCTTaggtcttcctttctttattaTCCCACTCCCAAGTGTCTTAGTCTGAGCCCCTGGGAAAAAAACCTCCTTGGACTATGATCTAGGGCCTTCCTAATAGGTTACATTATTTTACCATCACTGTCCCCTAAACCAGATGAGGCTAGTTGACACACCTTTTATACAGCAGCTTGAATGTAAGCACCATGATGTTTGAAATTTAATAATCATTATAATGGCCAGCTATAATACAGCATTCACAGCTGTGTCAGGCAGTCCTAACTAAgtacattaactcatttattgctaacaacaacactttgtTATTAAGTATGTGATTGACTGCTGAGATAATTTAGCTTGGGTGTTCTATCTTGTTGCCCTGAATGCGCCAGGTATATCAGGCCTGAGACCCCCTGTGACCTTCCCAGCTGGCCCCGAAGAAAGAGGGGTGGTGAGGGGCCTCTCCACAGATCACTTGAGGCAACAGGCCCTGCACTCAGGCCTTAGCTGCTGCTGCAGCACCTATAATAGAAGTCTGCCCCTCTAGCATATTCCAATGAGAAAAGATCCATTACTTTTGGAACATGCCATATCTCCTTCTCAACAATCACGTATGTACCTAGAGAGGTGAGAAATTAATCAGCACTTTGGCTAAGACACCCTTTCCTTTCTCACTGGATCTTAAGAGGAAAATGTTGATTCGGCTGTGTGTACCCACTCATTTTAAGGGGGAAAAGCAGctgttcttattttattttgaaatggcataatttatcttttgctgatttcaAATTCAGTCATTTTTTCCTCCATGTCTTCAACACTGGCCCATCCTTTTATAGTCCTCCTGGCACCACACTGTAAAAAGAGGCATTCGTTTGGATTATTTAAGTTGTCTCCCAAATAATTTTCCTTCCTCTGTTAGtgtaatgaaaaaaattaacattccAAAAATAATCTGTACATGTCATATAACACTTAAAAAAGGACAGGTAAAAGACAATCCAAACTCTGTATTATGCCCCCATCTACCATTGCAATTATCTTTTCGTGTTCCCCTTTCATACTCTGTCCTATTTAACCTAACACCCTTCTCACTTCCAACTCTACCCACTCTACCCATTGTTAAAGATGACTTTCCTTCTCTGCAGGCCCAGTTCGACTCCCACACTTTCCTGGCTCTCTTCCTGCAGAATGCAACGCTGGAAAAGCATGTGCATCAGAGAGTTGGTTTGTAAGCCACTTCTACCACGGATTAGTGGTGAAACCTGGGGCAAGATATGTAACTTCTGAGCCAGTTTTATAAAACTGCAATAACATCAAACTCTCGGGGTTATCTGGAGGCGCAGAGAACATGTATATGTATTTTGATTAGCACAGAGCCTAGGCCAGATCTCATCCTCAACAAGCATTCACTCCATTGTTTTGCCCAACTCCCTACATCTAAAGATGTTCCTCCTCTGAACTCCCAGATACTACCGAACTTAAGctaccttaaaaaatgtcattttctaATGTAGTTCCTGCCTCCCAACTAAATTTCCTAAGGGCAGAAACTCTTTTATACACCTTTGGTACTGTCTTCATGCGTAACAAGGAGAATAAATCACACGCCAAGTGGAGAGCATTTTCAGAAAGGCAGTCCAGTGCAGTATGGTGGTTCCCAACCCTGGCAGCCCCGGAAAATCACTTGGGGCACTTTAAAATGTATCTGTGCCTGGACCCAACCCCAAGCAGAGATTAAGGAtccatatttgtttttttaaaacttccCAGATTCCAATGTGCAACCTAGCTTACGTAccactggtacagtggttaaagtaggTTCTGGAGTCTCTACTCTGCCACTGTTTGAATTCTCCACTCTGTCACTTtactgtgaccttgagcaaatcaaactgtctcagtttcctcccctGTAAAATGGGCTTAATAGTATATACGATTGTTGAGAGGATTTAGTTAATAACATATAAAGGGTTTAGAACAGTGTTTACCACATCATAAGCACTCAATGTTACCTATTTGCTATGGAGATTCTCATTTCCTGTTTTGCTATCTGCCAACCAATTTAATACCAATACGCTAATCTAAAATAGTACTTTACATTAAACAAGGTCCTGTGAAAGTCCCACTGAAACAGTAAACACTGGCATCTGTTAACTTTAGGACAACTGATACTGTTGCTCATTACCAACCTCATCCTATTAACCAATTCATCTAGTGTTTTGTTTACAGTATACTTTTAATGAACTCACATTTTTTCCATCTAGTGTTTTCAGTGAGAAAAAACAACAGTGTGTTTGAGTGGATAAAATGGAATGTGAGAATACTATCCAAGACTCTAAAATCCTTCATTCTCTTGACGATTATCAAATCACTCTTAGTCGATTTATGTTCCAGGGAATTGTCCCATTTCTCTGTTCCTACGCTGTCAAATGCTCTATAAAACTCTGCTGGCTGAGTCATTACAAAATTCAAGACCACTTATAACACATCTGCAGTGCTGCTTAGCCAGTCTCTTACCGTCCCCTCTCAAACTCCCTACCACGCTCCAGTAAAGCCTGCTCACTTCTCTGAAATGGCGTCTACATCTCCCAGCCTCTCCTTTCTCCTGCTGTATTGTTGTTCAGTCAGGTCCTCATGACTTGCTCTGGGACTTGGTCATTAACCTCAACTAATTCCTATGCCTTCAATCTCTTTTTCGCTCAAGCTTTGCAAGATTCATCTTTCGAAAGTATAGCTCTGATCAAGTCATTACTTTCTGCAAACATCTTCACTGGCACCAATAATAACTAGCCAAGTCCAAATTCCCCTAGCCTGACATTCAGAGTCCCTTACCATACAGCTTCAAATTACTTTTCTAGCATTACTTGTTATACCTAACGGAACTACTTACCATTCCCTAAACCTTTTCAAGGGCAGGAATACATTTGTGTCTTCTGTTGCCCTGGGGAGTGTTTTGGACAGAGTTCAATGAACACTTGTAGCATTAAACTGAGTATGGTCCAGTGGTTACCTAAGTCATGCACTGGGGTGAGACCACTAAAGACAGTCAAACTGGACGTGAATAATCCCACTGTGGCCAGTATTACAAACACAATGGCAACAACCTGACACTGTTGCTTTCCTCCTTTCTGAGGAGCTCCTCTACCTCCCTAACGCCTCTTCACTCCAGTTCCTGAGCTTCTACCCATTCTTGTACTGTAATAATAAGCTCAAAGGGTAAGTTGGCTAAAATGAGAAAAGGggagataacaaaatggtgatGGTACGATAAAACATGGATTATACTGAGAAAGTGatgtttttgtcctgaacaaaaTTTACCATTTTGTACTGTATCTTTTGTGTGCATAACTGAAAAAAAGTACCAAAAATACTTCATGCTTATAAACCATTTTAAGTGACAGAATTTAAAAAGGAACCTTTGAAAggaaacaatcaaaaaacaaGATGGAATAAGgtacacacacaaaagaagagcCAAAGGAAGGACACAAGTGAAACACAGAGGGTCAAAGAATTGAAGAACCAAGGCACTTCACTGCTTTCACAGAAAGCATCCAAAGAAAACcagtttgctttgtcttcttcttATTTTAAACTTAAAATACTAAGTCTTTGCACAATATGGTCTACAGAGCAACTTGGAACCTGTCCTTACCTGGTAAATTACTAAAAGCAAACCCTGGACTGAACATAATACAACATCCTCAAAggcacattttaaaaatgagaatgttGCTTGATAAAAGGTTCTTTAAgtgccctcctctccccttcaagGCTTTCAAATAGGAGGAATAAAAGAACCAGAAATGGCCATTTAGTCCTACTCTTCCTTTTCCTGAATCGCTTACTTTAATCTCTCCATGAAGGCCACTGTAGACAAGGCAGGGCTTGGATATCTCCAGATTTCCTTACAGGATAAGGAATATGGACATTAATCTTAGGAaccccataaaacaaaattgcAGCATGTACTCTATACCTACAACTCAATTCCCCATCTTTAACCATCATCCTTCAGAAGGGCTTGTTAATCATTTATGTTAAGAAGGGAATACGTAGTTGGGGGAAGGGGATGTTTCTTGTGAGGAAAGATTAGGATAAAATAAGAACCATACAGCAACTAATGGGGAAGGGAATAAAAGATTATTCTAATCTAGAAAATACATTATGCAAGTAGCTATAACCAAGACAATGAAAAGGAACATTTCCATTGAGTATTAAGACAATCTGCCTAGCAGATATCCTCAGAGAAGCTTTAGGGCAGAAAGTAGGCACATACACTTGACTGATAAAGGAGTCTCTGGTCAACACACAGACTGCTCTCAAAACTAAAGGGAGCTTCCTAGTCAGCCCTTGTCCCCAtgcctttctctttctccctccctccctccttccaataCTTTGAGTACATTAAATGCAAGAATACTGTTTGAACTGAAGAGACTTCTACTCAGTAACCATACTAGGGGTACAGATTTACCACACTGGGGCACCACCTTGCAGATATGGCTATTTTGTCACACAAGTCACCTTCATAAAAGATAATGAATCCCCTTTCCAGCAAGACACTACTAGATGCTCAGGGGCTGCTGGGCAACATGCTTAGGAAAGCAGAACAAGACAGGAAAGTGATCCTGTCTGACAAGAAACAAAACTGGTTCTGGGCGAGGTTTCCATAATTTCTGGTGAAAAAGGTTGGCCAGTGACCTAAGAAGGAATCCCAGAAgagtccatctttttgttgtcTGACAGTCTCAGTTCAGAAAGGCATCTTGGATGCACTGTGTTGTCTTCAGTTAATAGAAATCTGAAAAAGGAATCTGACTAGACCTGAAAGAATGATTTCATACAGGTTCTATGCGAGGGAGGATAGTGATACTCTGAAACGCCAAAGTCCAGTGAAGGTCTGACTGCCAAAATTTGTATTTGCCTCAACTGTATTCTttcttctaggaaaccctggtggcatagtggttaagtgctaaggctgctaaccaaaaggttggcagttcgaatccaccaggcgctccttggaaactctacggggcagttctactctgtcctatagggtcactatgggtcagaatcgactcgaaggcagtgggtttgggtttggtttattagtATCTTCTGAATTCCCAAACTTTATGTATTTTAACAACAGAATTAGAAATAACCCCACTGTGTACTATCAAACTAATTCTAAAGATTAAGG
The Loxodonta africana isolate mLoxAfr1 chromosome 21, mLoxAfr1.hap2, whole genome shotgun sequence DNA segment above includes these coding regions:
- the ATMIN gene encoding ATM interactor, with translation MAASEAAAAGPAAMASGAPAVSAAARGAAAASGPWGPPGRLRGSRPRVAAARQQPAASAPPARELIQPSVSELSRAVRTNILCTVRGCGKILPNSPALNMHLVKSHRLQDGIVNPTIRKDLKTAPKFYCCPIEGCPRGPDRPFSQFSLVKQHFMKMHAEKKHKCSKCSNSYGTEWDLKRHAEDCGKTFQCTCGCPYASRTALQSHIYRTGHEIPAEHRDPPSKKRKMENSTHSQKLSSKTIESLINKPNPRPDTQELETSEIKLVASFEDSCSSNARKQTLTVPTRYPQKLLLPKPKVALVKLPVMQFSPMPVFVPTADSSAQPVVVGIDHQGSATGAVHLLPLSIGTLVLSLDSEACSLKESLPFSKIVNPVAVGPISTGVQVNLGKSPCNTLQELGNTCQKNSISSINVQTDLSYASQNFTSSAQWAPPDSSVSSCSQTDLTFGSQVSLPISVHTQTFLPSSKVTSSIAAQTDAFIDACFQSGGISRETQTSGMPSSTDNRVQMDQAVMCGDIFESVHSSYSVSTDNIISNSLVANTVTHGLLPQNNPKTLNQDMEKSAPVINFNTQNSMLPSQNMTDNQTQTIDLLSDLENILSSNLPGQTLDNRGLLSDTNTGPDTQLPSGPAQNPGIDFDIEEFFSASNIQTQTEESELSNMNSEPVLESLDIETQTDFLLADTSAQSYSCRENSNFLGLEMFDTQTQTDLNFFLDSNPHLPLGSILKHSSFSMSTDSSDTETQTEGISAAKNIPALESKVQLNSIETQTMNSGFETLGSLFFTSNETQTAMDDFLLADLAWNTMESQFSSVETQTCAELHAVSNF